A single genomic interval of Xyrauchen texanus isolate HMW12.3.18 chromosome 40, RBS_HiC_50CHRs, whole genome shotgun sequence harbors:
- the LOC127633843 gene encoding matrix metalloproteinase-17-like, whose translation MRVSGYHWLVYLTCTVVVLISSVHLAPMSDQYSRGVDWLSRYGYLPPMDPHTGQLQTKDGIEKAIKEMQRFAGLKDTGELDKDTLKLMGTPRCSLPDIIGMKDMRKRRRKRRYATTGLRWEKSDLSWSIHNYPSLHPFLEPDKVYTIMDKALKVWSDVTNLKFHAMSSSEQNRAEIKISFVRSNHDDGYPFDGKGGTLAHAFFPGKTDVAGDTHFDDEESWTYIGDESGTDLFSVAVHEFGHALGLSHSSTDPSIMQPYYQGAVENIETYTLPEDDRFAIQSLYGIKRTTPTLSSPNHPTPHLPKPPNPPRPRITIKPDPSAQDRCDGSFDAVANIRGEVFFFKGSYFWRIQRSSSQMSFHPALIKNFWIGLPDGTDKIDAVYERVTDSRIIFFIGSQYWVFKDNVALHGYPRPLSDWGLISHDGSKVKRVEAVFIWAHNGKTYLFSGGEFWRFTESQETKTRRLDADYPRNSSIWKGVPKNPDDIITWEQGDAYFFKNNLYWVIKRGGLEQDSVSHRSTAVDWMKCPEPTPTKFPGNHQPREGDCNCANNGALKRSASSGLLSIIFLLFPAFFM comes from the exons GATTGGCTGAGCCGTTATGGATATCTGCCTCCTATGGACCCACACACTGGGCAGCTGCAGACTAAAGATGGCATTGAGAAGGCTATTAAAGAAATGCAGCGATTTGCTGGCCTCAAAGACACAGGCGAACTTG ATAAGGACACCCTGAAACTGATGGGTACACCACGATGCTCTTTGCCAGACATAATAGGAATGAAGGACATGAGAAAGCGCAGGAGGAAAAGAAGATATGCCACCACTGGACTTCGTTGGGAAAAGTCTGATCTTTCTTGGAG CATCCACAATTACCCATCTCTCCATCCTTTCCTCGAACCTGATAAAGTGTACACTATAATGGACAAAGCCCTTAAAGTCTGGAGTGATGTCACCAACCTCAAGTTTCATGCCATGTCCTCAAGTGAGCAGAATAGAGCTGAAATCAAGATCTCTTTTGTTCGCTCAAATCATGATGACGGATATCCATTTGATGGAAAGGGAGGGACACTTGCTCATGCCTTCTTTCCAGGGAAGACTGATGTTGCTGGGGATACACATTTTGATGATGAGGAGAGCTGGACCTACATAGG AGATGAGAGTGGCACTGATTTATTCTCGGTGGCTGTGCATGAATTTGGCCATGCTCTGGGTCTCTCCCATTCCTCCACTGACCCTTCCATCATGCAGCCATACTACCAGGGTGCTGTTGAAAATATTGAAACCTACACTCTTCCAGAGGATGACCGATTTGCCATTCAGTCACTCTACG GAATAAAGAGAACTACACCAACGCTATCTTCTCCAAATCATCCTACGCCACACTTGCCTAAACCACCAAACCCACCTCGTCCAAGAATAACAATAAA ACCTGATCCCTCAGCCCAGGATCGTTGTGATGGAAGTTTCGATGCGGTGGCAAACATTAGAGGAgaggttttcttttttaaag GTTCGTACTTCTGGCGAATCCAGCGATCCAGTTCTCAAATGTCCTTTCACCCTGCTCTAATAAAAAACTTCTGGATTGGTCTTCCTGATGGCACTGACAAGATAGATGCAGTTTATGAAAGAGTGACGGACAGTAGAATAATCTTCTTCATAG GTTCACAGTACTGGGTATTTAAAGACAATGTGGCACTTCATGGCTACCCACGTCCATTGTCTGACTGGGGCCTCATTTCTCATGATGGAAGCAAGGTGAAGAGGGTGGAGGCGGTATTTATTTGGGCTCATAATGGAAAAACCTACCTCTTCAGCGGTGGAGAGTTCTGGAGGTTCACTGAGAGCCAGGAAACAAAAACGAGACGTCTAGATGCAGATTACCCTCGGAACTCCTCCATCTGGAAAGGTGTGCCCAAAAACCCGGATGACATCATCACCTGGGAACAGG GAGATGCCTATTTCTTCAAGAACAACTTATATTGGGTGATAAAGAGGGGAGGATTGGAACAAGACAGTGTCAGTCACAGATCAACCGCGGTTGATTGGATGAAGTGTCCAGAACCGACTCCAACCAAATTTCCAGGCAATCATCAACCAAGAGAAGGGGATTGTAACTGTGCAAACAACGGAGCCTTAAAGCGGAGTGCTTCATCTGGGTTATTGTCAATCATATTCCTGCTTTTTCCAGCTTTCTTCATGTAG